A section of the Pseudomonas fluorescens genome encodes:
- a CDS encoding alpha/beta fold hydrolase has product MRPEIAVLDIQGQYRVYTEFYRADAAQKTIILVNGSMATTASFAQTVKSLYPQFNVVLYDQPYAGRSKAHNRHEQMLTKDIEGQILLELIDHFAAEHVLSFSWGGVATLVALAQRPRRVEKAVISSFSPVINTPMRDYLERGVDYLGNLDRHSVGHLVNSTIGKHLPPLFKRFNYRHVSTLSEHEYGQMHYHISQVLNSDRQCYLKAARQIDIPVLFLNGEWDEYTSAQDAQLFGQHVANSSFGTIQATGHFLDMEHKAACNDSRQALMGFLKPEQSMNRLRYHQGQTLHALAI; this is encoded by the coding sequence ATGAGGCCAGAAATCGCTGTGCTGGATATACAGGGTCAATATCGGGTTTACACGGAGTTCTATCGTGCGGACGCAGCTCAAAAGACCATCATTCTGGTCAACGGCTCCATGGCCACCACCGCGTCTTTTGCCCAGACCGTGAAAAGCCTGTACCCGCAGTTCAATGTGGTTTTGTACGATCAGCCCTACGCTGGCCGCTCAAAAGCCCACAATCGCCATGAGCAAATGCTGACGAAGGACATTGAAGGCCAGATCCTCCTGGAACTCATCGACCACTTCGCCGCCGAACATGTGCTGTCGTTTTCCTGGGGCGGTGTCGCCACCCTCGTCGCCCTTGCCCAGCGGCCCCGGCGAGTAGAAAAGGCGGTCATCAGTTCGTTCTCCCCGGTGATCAACACACCGATGCGCGACTACCTGGAACGCGGTGTCGACTACCTCGGCAACCTCGACCGCCACAGCGTTGGGCATCTGGTCAACAGCACCATCGGCAAGCACCTGCCACCGCTGTTCAAGCGCTTCAACTATCGGCACGTCAGCACCCTGAGCGAGCACGAGTACGGGCAGATGCACTACCACATCAGCCAGGTCCTCAACAGCGACCGCCAGTGCTACCTCAAGGCCGCACGGCAGATCGATATTCCGGTGCTGTTCTTGAATGGCGAATGGGACGAATACACCAGCGCCCAGGATGCCCAGCTGTTTGGGCAACACGTCGCAAACAGCAGCTTCGGCACCATCCAGGCCACCGGGCACTTCCTGGATATGGAGCACAAGGCCGCCTGCAATGACAGCCGGCAGGCATTGATGGGCTTTTTGAAACCGGAACAGTCGATGAATCGACTGCGGTATCACCAGGGCCAGACCCTGCATGCACTTGCGATTTGA
- a CDS encoding pseudouridine synthase produces the protein MRVDRFLSNLPRFNRQQVRMLLVERRVKVDGQVVRDPHHEVREFSHVVVDDDVLQAGKPARYFMLHKPPGCVSATVDPQHPTVLDLLDEPHKDDLHIAGRLDFNTTGLLLITNDGQWSRRLTQPQTKLPKVYYVETEQEIGPDYAATFSAGLYFAFEGLTTQPADLQVLSPKSARLSIIEGRYHQVKRMFGHFDNKVTRLHRERMGPLALDERLAPGQYRPLTEAEVRQI, from the coding sequence ATGCGCGTCGACCGCTTCCTCAGCAACCTGCCCCGCTTCAATCGCCAGCAAGTGCGCATGCTACTGGTGGAACGACGGGTCAAGGTCGACGGCCAAGTGGTTAGAGACCCGCATCATGAGGTGCGCGAGTTCAGCCACGTCGTGGTGGACGACGACGTCCTGCAAGCGGGCAAACCGGCGCGCTACTTCATGCTGCACAAGCCGCCAGGCTGCGTGAGCGCCACCGTCGACCCACAACACCCCACCGTCCTCGACCTGCTGGATGAGCCGCACAAGGACGACCTGCATATCGCCGGCCGCCTGGACTTCAACACCACGGGCCTGTTGCTGATCACCAATGATGGCCAGTGGTCGCGACGCCTGACCCAGCCCCAGACCAAGCTGCCCAAGGTCTACTACGTCGAGACCGAGCAGGAGATTGGCCCGGACTATGCGGCAACGTTTAGCGCCGGCCTGTATTTCGCCTTCGAGGGCCTGACCACCCAACCCGCCGACCTGCAGGTGCTGAGCCCCAAAAGTGCGCGCCTGAGCATCATTGAAGGGCGTTATCACCAGGTCAAGCGCATGTTCGGGCACTTCGACAACAAGGTGACCCGTCTGCATCGCGAGCGCATGGGACCGCTGGCGCTCGATGAACGGCTCGCCCCCGGCCAATATCGACCATTGACCGAGGCTGAAGTCCGCCAGATCTGA
- the atzF gene encoding allophanate hydrolase, which yields MNLQLDNLRSAYLSGDITPRQLLLQLREKAAQLNPDYHLFIHLLSVAELEPYLRTLEGQAIADLPLFGVPFAIKDNIDLAGVPTTAACPAFAYTPSRSATIVEQLIALGAVPLGKTNLDQFATGLNGSRSPYGACPNSVLAQYPSGGSSAGSSLAVALGVASFALGTDTAGSGRVPAALNNLLGLKATKGLISTAGVVPACRTLDCVTTFTHTAQEASHLLALTARLDPLDAYSRHNPAWNDASAFGAPRPFRFGVPRDQDLEFFGCEQGPRLFRQTISRLIALGGEPVSLDLSPFLEAARLLYEGPWVAERYSVAGDLMECQPEAVLPVIRAVLAKAPAVTGVDTFRAQYRLQTLKALCDQALQALDCVLTPTIGRPVTLEELHEEPVLRNAELGYYTNFMNLLDYAAVAVPGGFMENGLPWGVTLFGRAFTDQYLLSVAHALQHQQGLAAPATGTASHDRTRLVVCGAHLEGLALNGQLTRRGARLLERTHSAAHYQLFALAGGPPYRPGMLRVAQGGVAIAVEVWDLPSSELGSFVHGIPAPLGLGKVQLADGRWESGFICEPYGLAGALDISHFGGWRQYLGSLQ from the coding sequence ATGAATTTGCAACTTGATAACCTGCGCAGCGCTTACCTGAGTGGCGACATCACCCCGCGCCAATTGCTGCTGCAACTGCGGGAAAAAGCCGCACAGTTGAACCCGGACTACCACCTGTTTATCCACCTACTCAGCGTTGCAGAGCTCGAACCTTATCTGCGAACACTGGAGGGCCAGGCGATAGCTGACCTGCCGCTGTTCGGTGTGCCATTTGCGATCAAGGACAATATCGACCTGGCGGGTGTGCCCACCACGGCGGCGTGCCCGGCATTCGCCTATACACCGTCGCGCTCGGCGACCATCGTCGAGCAGTTGATCGCCCTCGGTGCGGTGCCACTGGGCAAGACCAATCTTGATCAGTTCGCCACAGGGCTCAACGGCAGCCGCTCACCCTATGGCGCCTGCCCCAACAGTGTGCTGGCGCAGTATCCGTCGGGCGGCTCCAGTGCCGGGTCTTCGCTGGCCGTCGCGCTGGGCGTGGCAAGTTTTGCCTTGGGCACCGACACTGCCGGCTCCGGTCGTGTACCGGCAGCCTTGAACAATCTGCTGGGACTCAAAGCCACCAAAGGGCTGATCTCCACAGCCGGGGTGGTGCCGGCGTGTCGCACGCTGGACTGCGTCACCACGTTTACCCACACGGCGCAGGAAGCCAGCCACCTGTTGGCGCTGACCGCAAGGCTTGACCCTCTGGACGCCTACAGTCGCCATAACCCTGCCTGGAATGATGCCTCGGCATTTGGGGCGCCACGGCCTTTTCGTTTCGGTGTGCCACGGGATCAGGACCTTGAGTTCTTCGGCTGCGAGCAAGGCCCGCGCTTGTTTCGCCAGACCATTTCCCGCCTGATCGCCTTGGGCGGCGAGCCGGTCAGCCTCGACCTGTCGCCTTTCCTGGAAGCCGCCCGCCTGCTGTATGAAGGCCCATGGGTCGCGGAGCGCTACAGCGTCGCGGGCGATTTGATGGAGTGCCAGCCTGAAGCAGTCCTGCCGGTGATTCGCGCAGTATTGGCCAAGGCACCTGCCGTCACAGGTGTCGACACCTTCCGCGCCCAATACCGCCTGCAAACGCTCAAGGCCCTGTGCGACCAGGCACTGCAAGCCCTTGATTGCGTATTGACGCCGACCATCGGCCGCCCCGTGACTCTCGAGGAGTTGCACGAAGAGCCCGTGCTGCGTAACGCCGAGCTGGGCTACTACACCAACTTCATGAACCTGCTGGATTATGCCGCCGTCGCCGTGCCCGGCGGTTTTATGGAAAACGGCTTGCCTTGGGGCGTGACACTGTTTGGTCGGGCGTTTACCGATCAGTACCTGCTCAGTGTGGCGCACGCGCTGCAGCACCAGCAGGGCTTGGCTGCACCAGCAACCGGCACCGCCAGCCATGACCGTACGCGCCTGGTGGTCTGCGGTGCGCACCTGGAAGGCCTGGCACTCAACGGTCAACTGACCCGACGTGGCGCACGCCTGTTGGAGCGTACCCACAGTGCAGCCCACTACCAACTCTTTGCCCTCGCCGGCGGCCCGCCCTACCGGCCCGGCATGCTACGAGTGGCGCAAGGCGGCGTGGCGATAGCAGTAGAGGTCTGGGATCTGCCCAGCAGCGAACTGGGCTCCTTTGTCCACGGCATCCCCGCGCCCCTGGGCCTGGGCAAGGTGCAACTGGCCGATGGGCGCTGGGAAAGCGGCTTTATCTGCGAACCTTACGGGCTCGCCGGTGCACTCGACATCAGCCACTTCGGCGGCTGGCGCCAGTACCTGGGCAGTTTGCAATAG
- a CDS encoding methylated-DNA--[protein]-cysteine S-methyltransferase has product MSCEYKLMPSPVGQLTLVARNGKLAAILWETERANRVRLGELVQADHSPVLQETERQLKEYFAGTRDRFELELDFDGTEFQKKVWGALLTIPFGETRSYSQIAQQIGNPKAVRAVGAANGRNPISIIAPCHRVIGASGGLTGFAGGLEAKQYLLTLEDGEPTRSLF; this is encoded by the coding sequence ATGTCGTGTGAATACAAACTCATGCCCTCTCCCGTCGGCCAATTGACCCTGGTCGCCCGCAACGGCAAGCTCGCCGCCATCCTGTGGGAAACCGAACGCGCCAACCGGGTGCGCCTGGGTGAGTTGGTACAGGCCGACCACAGCCCGGTGCTGCAGGAGACCGAGCGGCAACTGAAAGAATATTTCGCTGGCACCCGCGATCGCTTCGAGCTTGAACTGGACTTTGACGGCACCGAGTTCCAGAAAAAAGTCTGGGGCGCGCTACTGACCATTCCCTTCGGCGAAACCCGCAGCTACAGCCAGATCGCCCAGCAGATCGGCAACCCGAAAGCCGTGCGTGCGGTAGGCGCAGCGAACGGGCGCAATCCTATTTCGATCATTGCACCCTGCCACCGAGTCATTGGCGCATCGGGGGGGCTGACCGGATTTGCCGGTGGCCTTGAAGCCAAGCAGTACTTGCTCACGCTGGAGGATGGCGAGCCAACCCGATCGCTGTTTTGA
- a CDS encoding cysteine-rich CWC family protein: protein MTTPQLCPACGARNDCTLADPRTVDQACWCYNVNIDPAVLEALPEALRNKACLCPRCAQVDEQLRRAQP, encoded by the coding sequence ATGACCACACCTCAACTTTGTCCTGCCTGTGGCGCCCGCAACGACTGCACCCTGGCCGACCCACGTACCGTCGACCAGGCCTGCTGGTGCTACAACGTCAATATCGACCCGGCGGTGCTTGAGGCGTTGCCCGAGGCACTGCGCAACAAGGCCTGCCTGTGCCCACGCTGTGCCCAGGTCGATGAGCAATTGCGCAGGGCCCAGCCGTAA